The following proteins are encoded in a genomic region of Sesamum indicum cultivar Zhongzhi No. 13 linkage group LG8, S_indicum_v1.0, whole genome shotgun sequence:
- the LOC105167557 gene encoding uncharacterized protein LOC105167557 produces MVDYQIGDGRRFYLWQDPWHYLGPLSVTFPQGPRLLGMEEAARLNTVISGGEWQWPLIIDFECMEITHALPTIHGGEDCVIWKFDQGLPTTQALYRLFDPRGPKIGWTSLLSGSLKIPRHLFILWLAILGKLATTDKPWLVHLGPCVLCDEGAMETHGHLLFQCRFSRQCLTAIRRMVRFSWPNRDWQTDVDWASQRWRGKHIVNMAYRALLAACIYHIWRERNLRRFEHTERTASTTALLIVEDIRQWILSITLPTSVSKRALYRLCRTP; encoded by the coding sequence ATGGTCGACTATCAGATTGGAGACGGGAGGAGATTTTACCtctggcaggacccgtggcattatcttGGTCCTCTTAGTGTCACGTTTCCACAGGGACCAAGGCTACTCGGAATGGAAGAAGCAGCTAGACTCAATacggtgattagtggaggagagtggcagtggcctcttATTATAGATTTCGAGTGtatggagatcacacatgcaTTACCCAcgatccatggaggggaggactGTGTTATTTGGAAATTTGACCAGGGGCTTCCCACAACTCAGGCTCTGTACAGGTTATTTGATCCCCGGGGACCGAAAATAggctggacttcactactttcgggatcattGAAGATTCCGCGTCAtttattcatcctatggcttgctatccTTGGCAAGTTGGCCAcaacggataaaccatggttaGTCCACCTTGGCCCTTGTGTCCTGTGTGATGAGGGAGCGATGGAGACGCATGGACATCTACTCTttcaatgcagatttagtcgacagtgtctcactGCAATCCGGAGAATGGTCCgattttcttggcccaatagagactggcaAACGGATGTTGATTGGGCTTCccagagatggaggggtaagcacATCGTTAACATGGCTTATCGGGCACTATTAGCAGCATgtatttaccacatttggagggagcgaaacttgagacgattcgagcatACCGAGAGAACAGCTAGCACCACGGCTTTATTAATAGTTGAGGATATTAGACAATGGATTCTTAGCATTACTCTACCTACATCAGTCAGTAAacgagctttatatagactatgcCGTACCCCATAG
- the LOC105167558 gene encoding NDR1/HIN1-like protein 13, whose translation MYHNGPPPPQYTMLENQYGYSPNPYGHQAAYQRNGPRYPAPYPRSSGASSCCRCICCCCCCILLIFIINISLFYAVYSVYDPRLPSFRIEGFGVKSFNISQDSNVITEFQVSVRAENPNRKISFNYGDESYVKVVYLGINIGNGNIPSFHQPTENSTLIKIDIKGKAEFGEEVQKDFAERSAIQRIPILVLVKVPVNVVVGESPLREFKIYVICHMILDNLAADKPVGIISKETKWRFEL comes from the coding sequence ATGTACCACAATGGACCACCTCCACCTCAGTATACCATGCTAGAAAACCAATATGGTTATAGCCCGAACCCATACGGTCACCAGGCTGCCTACCAGCGCAACGGCCCCCGTTACCCGGCCCCCTACCCTAGGAGCTCAGGGGCGTCGAGCTGCTGCCGCTGcatttgctgctgctgctgctgtatccttctcattttcatcatcaaTATTAGCCTCTTCTACGCTGTGTACAGCGTTTACGACCCCCGCCTGCCTAGTTTCAGGATTGAGGGCTTCGGGGTTAAGTCCTTTAATATATCGCAGGATTCCAACGTGATCACCGAGTTTCAGGTCTCCGTCAGAGCTGAGAATCCGAACAGGAAGATCTCATTCAATTATGGGGATGAGAGCTACGTGAAGGTTGTTTATTTGGGTATCAATATCGGCAACGGGAATATCCCGAGTTTCCATCAACCCACAGAAAACTCCACCctcataaaaattgatataaaggGGAAAGCCGAGTTCGGAGAAGAGGTCCAGAAGGATTTCGCAGAGAGAAGTGCCATCCAAAGGATTCCAATACTCGTGTTGGTCAAAGTGCCCGTCAACGTCGTGGTGGGGGAGTCCCCCTTGAGAGAGTTTAAGATCTATGTCATTTGTCATATGATTCTTGATAACTTGGCAGCCGACAAACCGGTTGGGATCATATCCAAAGAGACAAAGTGGAGATTTGAGCTCTGA